One Castanea sativa cultivar Marrone di Chiusa Pesio chromosome 4, ASM4071231v1 DNA window includes the following coding sequences:
- the LOC142632634 gene encoding uncharacterized protein LOC142632634, which yields MSVVSSPNLEDRGHASKKAKVVAVPTLGFSEEDKEGTFQPHDDALVITLRIGGYDVKRVLVDQGSEAEIMYPNLYKGLKLKPEDLENCDSLLMGFDRRMVISRGMIRLPVQAGDEEVQVSFIVVETYSPYTTILARLWLHAMGAISSTFHLEVKYPMQGRVGKLMGSQAMARQCLVAAITEHSMDQVLVEKEQIL from the coding sequence ATGTCTGTGGTTTCAAGTCCTAACTTGGAAGATAGGGGTCATGCTTCTAAGAAAGCTAAGGTGGTGGCTGTGCCCACTCTGGGTTTCTCAGAAGAAGATAAGGAAGGAACATTCCAGCCACACGATGATGCCTTAGTGATAACTCTTCGGATCGGCGgatatgatgtaaagagggtccTTGTTGACCAAGGGAGTGAAGCAGAGATTATGTACCCAAATCTGTATAAAGGATTAAAGCTTAAGCCTGAAGATTTGGAGAATTGTGATTCACTGTTGATGGGTTTCGATAGGAGAATGGTAATATCCCGTGGGATGATTAGGTTACCTGTGCAGGCTGGGGACGAAGAGGTGCAAGTTAGTTTCATTGTGGTTGAGACCTATTCCCCTTACACGACTATTCTGGCCAGACTGTGGCTTCACGCTATGGGAGCAATATCATCAACCTTTCATTTGGAGGTTAAGTATCCCATGCAAGGACGAGTAGGGAAATTAATGGGAAGTCAAGCAATGGCTAGGCAATGTTTGGTGGCGGCCATTACAGAACATTCCATGGATCAAGTTTTGGTGGAAAAAGAGCAAATCCTATAG
- the LOC142632633 gene encoding uncharacterized protein LOC142632633 yields MAIREGETLKTYLDRYWETFNEIDRDFKDMAIRTFKTGLPTEHVLRKSLMMKPAQNMRQLMDHLEKHKGVEDDQAQGKGKAKAFPERRDHGVGGYHNNRLRRNFPNQKPTKGAQMVNLLFKELIYQILEKIKNESYFKWPNKMGEDQSKRNQSLYCHYHQEKGHTTEDCRTLRDHLGQLVKVGKLKQFLHHLAGQFGQSEAKYQRDGALNQP; encoded by the coding sequence ATGGCGATAAGGGAAGGTGAAACTCTTAAAACCTACTTAGACAGATACTGGGAAacatttaatgaaatagatagGGATTTCAAGGACATGGCAATAAGAACTTTTAAAACGGGGCTTCCAACGGAGCACGTGTTGAGGAAGTCATTGATGATGAAGCCTGCTCAGAATATGCGCCAACTTATGGATCACCTTGAAAAACATAAAGGGGTAGAGGATGATCAAGCCCAAGGAAAGGGCAAAGCAAAAGCTTTCCCTGAAAGGAGGGATCATGGCGTGGGAGGATATCATAATAACCGACTTAGGAGAAATTTTCCCAATCAGAAACCAACAAAGGGTGCTCAAATGGTCAATTTGCTATTTAAGGAGCTGATTTATCAAATATTGGAAAAGATAAAGAATGAGTCGTATTTCaaatggcccaataagatgggTGAAGACCAGTCCAAGAGAAATCAAAGCCTTTACTGTCACTATCATCAGGAAAAAGGACATACAACTGAAGATTGTAGGACTTTGCGTgatcatctaggtcagctagtgAAGGTAGGGAAATTGAAGCAATTCTTGCACCATCTTGCGGGGCAGTTCGGGCAATCTGAAGCCAAGTATCAAAGGGATGGAGCTCTCAACCAGCCCTAG